A single window of Stigmatopora nigra isolate UIUO_SnigA chromosome 20, RoL_Snig_1.1, whole genome shotgun sequence DNA harbors:
- the LOC144213393 gene encoding uncharacterized protein LOC144213393, with amino-acid sequence MDAMKTTTSKLQEELFDVKEDLTRHHHLVDCKLMQAKVIVHRLEGFRNDLGAGGQESVDLEGEVKLPQIKEEEPEFPQQQMGDEQLPIKREQDLFTWSLGEFVKRKDVLGVASRGAEPANTSTWPWIKEEEPEFPQQCKREEEPPIKNVECVKWSTGEPFKCEDDMGVTNRGMELLSGSSTEGWRAEHFIAPLSDGNDLLFDNDDVEDVKKNPCGDELCKCFQCGKTFGEKSSLKTHMRRHTGQNPLSCTVCGKTFTHKGKFKMHCRTHTGNKPFSCSVCGQQFTQKGSLNIHARTHTGEKPFSCSFCSQTFTNKEKFKTHKITHTGEKPFWCSVCGQRFREKGSLKTHTRTHARNNTGEKPFSCSVCGQGFRDKGNLKAHTRTHTGEKPFLCSVCGQRFTQSGSLNKHARSHTGEKPFSCSVCGQSFTQMGHLNLHTRTHTGEKPFSCSVCGKSFSQHQNLKRHISTHR; translated from the exons ATGGACGCCATGAAAACAACGACATCAAAGTTGCAGGAGGAACTTTTTGACGTAAAAGAGGACCTTACACGTCACCACCACCTCGTTGATTGCAAATTAATGCAAGCAAAAGTTATTGTTcacagactagaag gtttcagaaatgatcTTGGTGCTGGTGGGCAGGAGTCTGTTGACCTAGAAGGGGAAGTTAAGCttccccaaatcaaagaggaggagccagagttccctcaacaacaaatgggagatgagcaacttccaatcaaaagggagCAAGATCttttcacctggtcacttggtgagttcGTGAAGAGGAAAGATGTTCTTGGCGTGGCCAgcagaggggcggagcctgcaaacacaTCAACTTGGCCCTggattaaagaggaggagccagagttccctcaacagtgcaaaagagaagaggaacctccaatcaaaaatgtggaatgtgtcaaatggtcaactggtgagcctttcaagTGTGAAGATGATATGGGTGTGACCAACAGAGGGATGGAGCTTCTGAGTGgaagctcaacagaaggatggcgagcagaacatttcattgctcctttatcagatggcaacgacttgctttttgacaatgatgatgttgaagatgttaagaaaaatcccTGTGGCGAcgaactctgcaaatgctttcagtgtgggaaaacttttggagaaaagtcttctttgaaaaCACATATGAGGAGACACACTGGGCAGAACCCCTTATCAtgtacagtttgtggtaaaacatttacacacaagggaaaatttaaaatgcactgcagaacccacacgggtaacaaaccattttcgtgttcagtttgtggtcaacaaTTCACACAGAAAGGAAGCTTAAAtattcatgcaagaacacacactggtgaaaaaccattttcgtgctcaTTTTGTAGTCAAACATTCACAaataaggaaaaatttaaaacccacaaaataacccacacaggtgaaaagccattttggtgttcagtttgtgggCAAAGATTCAgagagaagggaagcttaaaaacccacacaagaacccacgcAAGAAAcaacactggtgaaaaaccattttcatgctcagtttgtggtcaaggattcagagacaagggaaacttaaaagctcacacaagaacccacacaggtgaaaaaccatttttgtgttcagtttgtggtcaaagattcacacagtcAGGAAGCTTAAATAAGCATGCAAGatcacacactggtgaaaaaccattttcgtgttcagtttgtggacaatcattcacacagATGGGACACTTAAATCTTCACacgagaacccacactggtgaaaaaccattttcgtgttcagtttgtggtaaatcattttctcaacaccaaaacttaaaaaggcacataagtacacacaggtaa